A DNA window from Argiope bruennichi chromosome X2, qqArgBrue1.1, whole genome shotgun sequence contains the following coding sequences:
- the LOC129960786 gene encoding uncharacterized protein LOC129960786: protein MGFYLRVLVAVVLIGCHCHAQRPPGIGSIFDLVRPTNSACTGDSGDKGSCLTSRDCAERGGHSIGVCANGLAQCCYFKFTCGGVTSRNETVFVNPSYPQGENGTDTCQVTVEKQPNVCQLRLDFEEFSLAQPDILGLCTKDSFMVRTTVGERLPILCGENRGQHLYIDMGRGSGNPVVLSVVSNGDRMTRKWKIKISMVECNSMDMAPPGCLQYYRSPSETVRSFNFGSPIESRVRYLSNLRYTVCLRVEENFCSIKWETEKADSFSWGLPSDAGASGSACNDDDFVTIDQGSLDGYGAGEDRFCGTSLLDRNTVISRSKPFLLKVRSNSNARENAEASQSGFSLRYIQLPCMI, encoded by the exons ATGGGATTTTATCTGCGAGTCTTAGTGGCTGTTGTTTTGATTGGATGTCACTGTCATGCGCAGCGGCCGCCTGGCATCG gAAGCATTTTTGACCTTGTCCGACCCACTAACTCAGCCTGCACAGGTGATTCAGGAGATAAGGGTAGTTGTCTTACCAGTCGAGACTGTGCTGAAAGAGGAGGTCATAGCATTGGAGTGTGCGCTAACGGACTTGCTCAATGTTGTTATT TCAAATTCACTTGCGGTGGTGTTACAAGCAGGAATGAGACTGTCTTCGTGAATCCAAGTTACCCCCAGGGAGAAAATGGTACCGACACATGTCAGGTAACTGTCGAAAAACAGCCGAACGTGTGTCAACTCAGACTCGATTTCGAAGAGTTTAGCCTTGCCCAGCCCGACATCTTGGGTCTTTGCACTAAGGATTCATTCATGGTCAGAACCACTGTAGGAGAAAGACTGCCAATTCTTTGTGGAGAAAATCGTGGGCAACACC TGTATATTGACATGGGACGTGGTTCAGGAAATCCCGTCGTCTTGAGTGTCGTAAGTAATGGTGACAGAATGACTCGcaaatggaaaattaagatttctATGGTTGAATGCAACAGCATGGATATGG CTCCTCCTGGATGTTTGCAGTATTATCGTAGTCCCAGCGAGACGGTGCGAAGTTTCAATTTCGGAAGTCCAATCGAAAGCCGAGTTCGCTATTTGAGCAATCTCCGGTATACCGTTTGCTTAAGAGTGGAGGAAAATTTCTGCTCCATCAAATGGGAAACTGAAAAGGCCGACTCTTTCAGCTGGGGTCTTCCATCCGACGCCGGAGCCTCCGGCAGCGCCTGCAATGATGACGATTTCGTCACAATTGACCAAGGTTCTCTGGACGGATACGGCGCGGGAGAAGATAGATTCTGTGGAACAAGTTTGTTGGACAGAAATACTGTGATAt ctcgCAGCAAACCGTTTTTATTAAAAGTTCGCAGTAACAGCAACGCCAGAGAAAATGCCGAAGCTTCTCAAAGTGGTTTCTCATTACGATACATACAGCTGCCTTGCATGATATGA